In the genome of Flavobacterium panacagri, one region contains:
- a CDS encoding nucleoid-associated protein: MINLFNTHIDTLSIHRVGNKSRNEAIFLSEQPFNLNDEIVPLIKEFFFKPFREKEENYYQFAHEVDLDYNDMFKYATEIFTNPANVHEVSKNITKHLYEQSNHPHIKNGEVYVTYLTNLSIDNNVVDAIGIFKSELQADFLQFEEKESNLEMILQQGINLNKLDKGCLIFNFKKEEGYKILTVDSNRYDARYWLEHFLSVDAFEDENFITKKYLKFCQNFAKDVVLPAEDKKEEVMFMNRSVNYFAKNDQFEEQNFLNEVLDNPELIPEFKNYKVDKGEKYSIEDVTSFPIANAAVSDARKSIKNVINLDTHIQIKMDFINPESAEKFVEKGWDEEKQMYYYLVYFNKEEKS; encoded by the coding sequence ATGATCAACCTATTCAACACCCACATCGATACGCTTTCTATACATCGCGTAGGAAATAAAAGCCGTAACGAAGCTATTTTTTTATCAGAGCAGCCATTTAATCTTAATGACGAAATTGTTCCTTTGATAAAAGAATTCTTTTTTAAGCCTTTTAGAGAAAAAGAAGAAAACTATTATCAGTTTGCACACGAAGTGGACTTGGACTACAACGACATGTTTAAATATGCAACTGAGATTTTTACTAATCCTGCCAATGTGCATGAGGTTTCTAAAAATATCACAAAGCATTTGTACGAGCAGTCAAATCATCCGCATATTAAAAACGGAGAGGTTTATGTTACTTATTTAACCAATCTAAGTATTGACAATAATGTAGTTGATGCTATCGGAATTTTCAAAAGCGAGTTGCAAGCTGACTTTTTACAATTTGAAGAAAAAGAAAGTAATCTTGAAATGATCTTACAACAAGGAATCAACCTTAATAAATTAGACAAAGGATGTTTAATTTTTAACTTTAAAAAAGAAGAAGGATATAAAATCTTAACTGTAGACAGCAACCGTTATGATGCTCGTTACTGGTTAGAGCACTTTTTATCTGTAGACGCTTTTGAAGATGAAAATTTCATCACTAAAAAATATTTAAAATTCTGTCAAAACTTCGCAAAAGACGTGGTTTTGCCAGCAGAAGACAAGAAAGAGGAAGTAATGTTTATGAACCGATCTGTGAATTATTTCGCTAAAAATGATCAGTTTGAGGAGCAGAATTTCTTGAATGAAGTACTAGACAATCCTGAATTAATTCCTGAATTCAAAAACTATAAAGTGGATAAAGGAGAAAAATACAGCATCGAAGATGTAACCTCATTCCCTATTGCCAATGCAGCAGTTTCTGACGCTAGAAAATCGATTAAAAACGTAATTAATCTGGACACTCATATTCAGATTAAAATGGATTTTATCAACCCTGAAAGTGCAGAAAAATTTGTTGAAAAAGGCTGGGATGAAGAAAAACAAATGTATTACTACTTAGTTTATTTCAATAAAGAAGAAAAAAGCTAA
- a CDS encoding TetR/AcrR family transcriptional regulator — MARTKEFNEEKALDKAIEIFWHKGYNGTSAQDLVTYLGLSRSSLYDTFGDKQKLFSKSLQRYQLQAQNTVKELLEKSENVKETLRDIFKQAVIESLEDRITKGCFMVNSSVELAMHDEEIAKIVKDNSQTMELVFTNAVKKGQESGHISKQLDAKVLARFIFNNYSGIRVLARTGERDKQVYDDIVKAVFSVF; from the coding sequence ATGGCTAGAACGAAAGAATTTAATGAGGAAAAGGCTTTAGATAAAGCAATCGAAATTTTTTGGCATAAAGGATATAACGGAACATCTGCCCAAGATTTGGTAACATATTTAGGTTTAAGCCGTTCGAGTTTGTATGATACTTTTGGAGATAAACAAAAGTTGTTTTCCAAATCTTTACAGCGTTATCAACTACAGGCTCAGAATACTGTAAAAGAACTTTTAGAAAAGTCTGAAAATGTCAAAGAAACATTGCGGGATATTTTTAAACAAGCCGTAATCGAAAGTTTAGAAGACCGAATTACAAAGGGTTGTTTCATGGTTAACTCTTCTGTTGAGTTGGCTATGCATGATGAAGAGATTGCAAAGATTGTCAAAGATAATAGTCAGACCATGGAATTAGTTTTTACAAATGCCGTTAAAAAAGGGCAGGAGTCAGGACATATTTCCAAACAGCTTGACGCGAAAGTTTTAGCTCGATTTATCTTCAATAATTATTCGGGTATTCGTGTTTTGGCAAGAACGGGAGAAAGAGATAAACAAGTTTATGATGATATTGTAAAAGCAGTATTTTCTGTATTCTAA
- a CDS encoding SDR family oxidoreductase, whose translation MKNLENKVAIVTGGNSGIGYAAAAELASKGAKVIVTGRNKEALAKAETELNVTGIVADQSDLKSIDNLVEEVKGKFGKVDILFLNAGIAAFAPVDAASEEHYDSIMNVNVKGVYFTVQKVLPILNDGGSIIFNTSVNAQLGMPGSSVYGASKAAVLSLNRIFAAELAGRKIRVNAVSPGPIETPLYAKVGLEKEEVEGLGAALGQKILLKRFGQAAEVAKTIAFLASDDASFITGTEIVVDGGLTVNTVL comes from the coding sequence ATGAAAAATTTAGAAAACAAAGTTGCAATCGTAACAGGTGGAAACAGCGGAATTGGATATGCAGCTGCAGCAGAATTAGCATCAAAAGGTGCAAAAGTAATTGTAACAGGAAGAAACAAAGAAGCTTTGGCAAAAGCCGAGACAGAATTAAATGTTACTGGAATTGTAGCAGATCAATCAGATCTAAAATCGATTGATAATTTGGTTGAGGAAGTAAAAGGAAAATTCGGAAAAGTTGATATTTTATTTTTGAATGCAGGAATTGCAGCTTTTGCTCCAGTAGATGCAGCCTCAGAAGAACATTATGACAGTATAATGAATGTGAACGTTAAAGGAGTTTATTTTACTGTTCAAAAAGTGTTGCCAATTTTAAATGATGGAGGTTCTATTATTTTTAATACTTCTGTAAATGCTCAATTGGGAATGCCGGGTTCAAGTGTTTATGGAGCAAGTAAAGCAGCAGTTTTATCCTTAAACAGAATCTTTGCCGCTGAATTAGCAGGAAGAAAAATCAGAGTTAATGCCGTTTCTCCTGGCCCAATTGAAACACCTCTGTATGCAAAAGTAGGTTTAGAAAAAGAAGAAGTAGAAGGTTTAGGAGCTGCTTTAGGGCAAAAGATTTTATTAAAACGTTTTGGACAAGCTGCTGAAGTAGCAAAAACTATTGCTTTCCTTGCTTCAGATGATGCATCATTTATTACAGGAACAGAGATTGTTGTTGACGGTGGACTTACTGTAAACACTGTATTGTAA
- a CDS encoding GAF domain-containing protein: MDIQFFKESPFTTIISFHKLIESFEEIALSDVDYRSNYAKAILKQIELIPELRTGIQDYSIIKENEGLIKNILADLFPTALTQNEIKAVTIPFQNISFNYTERFKKILKNAGDEFYMEIRDFDDHQFYVNNCCLILAYYYNYNIDFNKPFFYDIPDEEGVEKHYRILYNADFMEITPTDSSVELTQQDIDQLIDNYNDIELWKSKFPPGSWILKGFGIVSLFDATTESAISTLKSNLLKPNTKSLDSDNILENIFRSIFKIPSLKVGFIIYNPEEEKFIRPIKFDKQITSFLLHTDQEVDCKNAFFGCSFENLLDKNEPFVISNVKKFIEESTNKHLGEHLLTQGIQSCVFAPVTKDGHLLGVIELVSENARDLNSVNATKLELVLPYLTDTIDRYNTDMQHQIEAIIQREYTTIHPSVYWKFRKESQNYFQNINHTKDYIFKEIVFKNVFPLYGQIDIKGSSEHRNETVKIDLKSQLSALLEIFDNQEANSNLVLLEQRKFELESLRSELDFPLKADTEQHIQRYIEEEIHPILKNTKSNPKSEKLEKLYFETLDEKTGMFYQERKKFDNAMSIINKRLATVLDKKQVEAQQIYPHYYERFKTDGVEHNLYIGASISPTKPFDIMYLHNLRLWQLQTLCEMELEHHQLKESLPYELDVTSLILVFSSPLSIRFRMDEKRFDVDGTYNARYEVVKKRIDKSHIKGTSERITEKEKITIVYSQNSEEAEYLKYIKYLQHKKILEPAIEQFEVEDLQGVSGLRAIRVKVINNTSNSAVKKITYQDLLDELN; the protein is encoded by the coding sequence ATGGATATTCAATTTTTCAAAGAAAGTCCTTTCACTACGATAATATCATTTCATAAGCTAATTGAATCATTTGAAGAAATTGCCTTGTCTGACGTCGATTATAGATCCAACTACGCTAAAGCTATTCTCAAACAAATTGAATTGATTCCAGAGCTTCGAACTGGAATTCAAGATTATTCGATTATTAAGGAGAATGAAGGTTTAATCAAAAATATCTTAGCCGATTTATTTCCTACTGCTTTAACCCAGAACGAAATAAAAGCTGTTACCATTCCCTTTCAAAATATCTCCTTTAATTATACAGAGCGTTTTAAAAAAATTCTAAAAAACGCTGGAGATGAATTTTATATGGAAATTCGTGATTTTGATGATCATCAATTTTATGTAAATAACTGCTGTTTGATATTAGCGTACTATTATAATTATAATATTGATTTTAATAAACCTTTTTTCTACGATATTCCAGATGAGGAAGGTGTCGAAAAACACTATCGTATTTTGTACAATGCAGATTTCATGGAAATTACTCCAACTGACAGCTCTGTAGAATTAACACAACAAGATATCGATCAATTGATTGATAACTACAACGATATTGAGTTGTGGAAATCGAAATTTCCTCCGGGAAGCTGGATTTTAAAAGGTTTTGGAATTGTCTCTCTTTTTGATGCTACCACCGAAAGTGCAATTTCTACATTAAAGAGTAATCTTTTAAAACCAAATACAAAAAGCCTAGACTCTGATAATATTCTGGAAAACATTTTTAGATCTATTTTTAAAATTCCGAGTCTAAAAGTTGGTTTTATTATTTATAATCCTGAAGAAGAAAAGTTCATTAGACCTATTAAATTCGACAAACAAATCACAAGTTTTTTACTTCACACGGATCAGGAAGTAGATTGTAAGAATGCTTTTTTTGGTTGTTCATTTGAAAACCTTCTCGATAAAAATGAGCCTTTTGTAATTTCAAATGTCAAAAAGTTTATCGAAGAATCAACAAACAAACATTTAGGCGAACATTTATTAACACAAGGAATTCAGAGCTGTGTTTTTGCTCCAGTTACAAAAGATGGTCATTTATTAGGCGTAATTGAATTGGTTTCTGAAAATGCTAGAGATTTAAACAGTGTAAATGCTACAAAACTAGAATTGGTTCTTCCGTATTTAACGGATACCATTGATCGTTACAATACCGATATGCAGCATCAGATTGAAGCGATTATTCAGCGAGAATATACTACGATTCATCCTAGCGTATATTGGAAGTTCAGGAAAGAATCTCAAAACTATTTCCAAAATATAAACCATACAAAAGATTATATTTTTAAAGAAATTGTATTTAAGAATGTATTCCCACTTTATGGTCAGATTGATATAAAAGGTTCTTCTGAACACAGAAATGAAACTGTAAAAATTGATTTAAAAAGTCAGCTTTCTGCACTTTTGGAAATTTTCGATAATCAAGAAGCAAACTCAAATCTGGTTCTTCTGGAGCAAAGAAAATTTGAACTGGAATCATTGCGAAGCGAATTGGATTTTCCTTTAAAAGCGGATACAGAACAGCATATTCAGCGATATATAGAAGAAGAAATTCATCCGATACTTAAAAACACAAAAAGTAACCCTAAAAGCGAAAAATTAGAAAAACTCTACTTTGAAACTCTGGACGAAAAAACAGGAATGTTTTATCAGGAAAGAAAGAAATTTGACAATGCTATGTCAATCATTAATAAAAGACTGGCAACGGTTTTAGATAAAAAACAAGTGGAAGCACAGCAGATTTATCCGCATTATTATGAGCGTTTTAAAACAGATGGTGTAGAACACAATTTATATATCGGAGCTTCAATTTCGCCTACAAAACCATTTGACATTATGTATCTGCATAATCTTCGTTTATGGCAATTGCAGACTTTGTGTGAAATGGAATTAGAACATCATCAATTGAAAGAATCGCTTCCATACGAATTGGATGTAACTTCTTTGATTTTGGTTTTCAGTTCGCCGCTTTCTATCCGTTTTAGAATGGATGAAAAACGTTTTGATGTTGATGGAACTTATAATGCGAGATATGAAGTCGTTAAAAAACGAATCGATAAATCGCATATTAAAGGAACAAGTGAAAGAATTACTGAAAAAGAGAAAATCACGATTGTATATTCTCAAAACAGCGAAGAAGCAGAATATTTAAAATACATCAAATATTTACAGCATAAAAAAATTCTAGAACCGGCAATAGAACAATTTGAAGTTGAAGATCTTCAGGGAGTTTCTGGTTTAAGAGCCATTCGTGTAAAAGTGATTAATAACACTTCAAACTCTGCAGTAAAAAAGATAACTTATCAAGATTTATTAGATGAGCTCAACTAA
- a CDS encoding Pycsar system effector family protein translates to MNLIEQSEDFVSNLLKDKLSNLYSYHNFNHTFTVVTAVKELCKKEDVKDDDKEALLVAAWFHDAGYVEGYENHEKASVKIAADFLREKGKSEEFIALVSSLILATVKEYEPKTHLEKIIRDADYAHLMGEEYTTTCELLRLELKNTGIVSFSNSEWTRENLNFLLNKHRFYTDYALRKWQPLKEKNLLLIQKKINKQELKAAAAIEEENKKKEKVEKPDRGIDTLFRVTLGNHTRLSGIADSKANILLSVNAIIISIALSSIIPKLDSPKNAHLVVPTFIMLMSSVITIIFAILSTRPKVTSGFFTREDVEAKKVNLMFFGNFYKMPLEDYDWAMNEMMKDRDYLYSTMIKDLYYLGLVLQRKYNLLRIAYNFFMFGLIITVISFVIAFKSI, encoded by the coding sequence ATGAATCTAATAGAACAATCCGAGGATTTCGTCAGTAATTTACTCAAAGATAAACTTTCTAATTTATATTCTTATCATAATTTTAACCATACTTTCACTGTAGTTACTGCGGTAAAAGAACTCTGTAAAAAAGAGGATGTTAAAGATGATGATAAGGAAGCGCTTTTGGTTGCTGCTTGGTTTCATGATGCAGGATATGTAGAAGGTTATGAAAATCATGAAAAAGCGAGTGTTAAAATAGCTGCTGATTTTTTACGCGAAAAAGGTAAATCGGAAGAGTTTATTGCATTGGTTTCAAGTTTGATTCTAGCAACAGTTAAAGAATATGAACCTAAAACGCATTTAGAAAAGATAATCAGAGATGCCGATTATGCTCATTTAATGGGAGAAGAATACACTACAACCTGCGAATTATTGCGTTTGGAATTAAAAAACACAGGAATTGTAAGTTTCTCCAATTCGGAATGGACAAGAGAAAACTTAAACTTTTTACTAAACAAACATCGCTTTTACACCGATTATGCTCTTAGAAAATGGCAGCCATTAAAAGAAAAAAATCTGCTTTTGATTCAGAAGAAAATCAATAAACAAGAGTTAAAAGCGGCCGCAGCAATTGAAGAAGAAAATAAAAAGAAAGAAAAAGTAGAAAAACCAGATCGCGGCATCGATACTCTGTTTCGTGTTACGCTTGGAAATCATACTCGCTTAAGTGGCATTGCCGACAGCAAAGCCAATATTTTATTATCAGTAAATGCTATTATTATTTCAATAGCTTTATCTTCTATTATTCCAAAGTTAGATAGTCCTAAAAATGCACATTTGGTTGTCCCAACTTTCATCATGCTGATGTCAAGTGTAATTACAATTATTTTTGCGATTCTTTCTACAAGACCCAAAGTGACATCTGGATTTTTTACACGAGAAGATGTTGAAGCCAAAAAAGTAAATTTAATGTTCTTTGGAAATTTTTATAAAATGCCTTTGGAAGATTATGACTGGGCCATGAATGAAATGATGAAAGACCGAGATTATCTGTATTCAACCATGATAAAAGATTTGTATTATCTGGGATTGGTTTTACAACGAAAGTACAATTTACTGCGTATTGCTTACAACTTCTTTATGTTCGGGTTGATTATTACGGTTATCTCGTTCGTAATTGCTTTTAAATCGATTTAA